The following is a genomic window from Solanum stenotomum isolate F172 chromosome 4, ASM1918654v1, whole genome shotgun sequence.
NNNNNNNNNNNNNNNNNNNNNNNNNNNNNNNNNNNNNNNNNNNNNNNNNNNNNNNNNNNNNNNNNNNNNNNNNNNNNNNNNNNNNNNNNNNNNNNNNNNNNNNNNNNNNNNNNNNNNNNNNNNNNNNNNNNNNNNNNNNNNNNNNNNNNNNNNNNNNNNNNNNNNNNNNNNNNNNNNNNNNNNNNNNNNNNNNNNNNNNNNNNNNNNNNNNNNNNNNNNNNNNNNNNNNNNNNNNNNNNNNNNNNNNNNNNNNNNNNNNNNNNNNNNNNNNNNNNNNNNNNNNNNNNNNNNNNNNNNNNNNNNNNNNNNNNNNNNNNNNNNNNNNNNNNNNNNNNNNNNNNNNNNNNNNNNNNNNNNNNNNNNNNNNNNNNNNNNNNNNNNNNNNNNNNNNNNNNNNNNNNNNNNNNNNNNNNNNNNNNNNNNNNNNNNNNNNNNNNNNNNNNNNNNNNNNNNNNNNNNNNNNNNNNNNNNNNNNNNNNNNNNNNNNNNNNNNNNNNNNNNNNNNNNNNNNNNNNNNNNNNNNNNNNNNNNNNNNNNNNNNNNNNNNNNNNNNNNNNNNNNNNNNNNNNNNNNNNNNNNNNNNNNNNNNNNNNNNNNNNNNNNNNNNNNNNNNNNNNNNNNNNNNNNNNNNNNNNNNNNNNNNNNNNNNNNNNNNNNNNNNNNNNNNNNNNNNNNNNNNNNNNNNNNNNNNNNNNNNNNNNNNNNNNNNNNNNNNNNNNNNNNNNNNNNNNNNNNNNNNNNNNNNNNNNNNNNNNNNNNNNNNNNNNNNNNNNNNNNNNNNNNNNNNNNNNNNNNNNNNNNNNNNNNNNNNNNNNNNNNNNNNNNNNNNNNNNNNNNNNNNNNNNNNNNNNNNNNNNNNNNNNNNNNNNNNNNNNNNNNNNNNNNNNNNNNNNNNNNNNNNNNNNNNNNNNNNNNNNNNNNNNNNNNNNNNNNNNNNNNNNNNNNNNNNNNNNNNNNNNNNNNNNNNNNNNNNNNNNNNNNNNNNNNNNNNNNNNNNNNNNNNNNNNNNNNNNNNNNNNNNNNNNNNNNNNNNNNNNNNNNNNNNNNNNNNNNNNNNNNNNNNNNNNNNNNNNNNNNNNNNNNNNNNNNNNNNNNNNNNNNNNNNNNNNNNNNNNNNNNNNNNNNNNNNNNNNNNNNNNNNNNNNNNNNNNNNNNNNNNNNNNNNNNNNNNNNNNNNNNNNNNNNNNNNNNNNNNNNNNNNNNNNNNNNNNNNNNNNNNNNNNNNNNNNNNNNNNNNNNNNNNNNNNNNNNNNNNNNNNNNNNNNNNNNNNNNNNNNNNNNNNNNNNNNNNNNNNNNNNNNNNNNNNNNNNNNNNNNNNNNNNNNNNNNNNNNNNNNNNNNNNNNNNNNNNNNNNNNNNNNNNNNNNNNNNNNNNNNNNNNNNNNNNNNNNNNNNNNNNNNNNNNNNNNNNNNNNNNNNNNNNNNNNNNNNNNNNNNNNNNNNNNNNNNNNNNNNNNNNNNNNNNNNNNNNNNNNNNNNNNNNNNNNNNNNNNNNNNNNNNNNNNNNNNNNNNNNNNNNNNNNNNNNNNNNNNNNNNNNNNNNNNNNNNNNNNNNNNNNNNNNNNNNNNNNNNNNNNNNNNNNNNNNNNNNNNNNNNNNNNNNNNNNNNNNNNNNNNNNNNNNNNNNNNNNNNNNNNNNNNNNNNNNNNNNNNNNNNNNNNNNNNNNNNNNNNNNNNNNNNNNNNNNNNNNNNNNNNNNNNNNNNNNNNNNNNNNNNNNNNNNNNNNNNNNNNNNNNNNNNNNNNNNNNNNNNNNNNNNNNNNNNNNNNNNNNNNNNNNNNNNNNNNNNNNNNNNNNNNNNNNNNNNNNNNNNNNNNNNNNNNNNNNNNNNNNNNNNNNNNNNNNNNNNNNNNNNNNNNNNNNNNNNNNNNNNNNNNNNNNNNNNNNNNNNNNNNNNNNNNNNNNNNNNNNNNNNNNNNNNNNNNNNNNNNNNNNNNNNNNNNNNNNNNNNNNNNNNNNNNNNNNNNNNNNNNNNNNNNNNNNNNNNNNNNNNNNNNNNNNNNNNNNNNNNNNNNNNNNNNNNNNNNNNNNNNNNNNNNNNNNNNNNNNNNNNNNNNNNNNNNNNNNNNNNNNNNNNNNNNNNNNNNNNNNNNNNNNNNNNNNNNNNNNNNNNNNNNNNNNNNNNNNNNNNNNNNNNNNNNNNNNNNNNNNNNNNNNNNNNNNNNNNNNNNNNNNNNNNNNNNNNNNNNNNNNNNNNNNNNNNNNNNNNNNNNNNNNNNNNNNNNNNNNNNNNNNNNNNNNNNNNNNNNNNNNNNNNNNNNNNNNNNNNNNNNNNNNNNNNNNNNNNNNNNNNNNNNNNNNNNNNNNNNNNNNNNNNNNNNNNNNNNNNNNNNNNNNNNNNNNNNNNNNNNNNNNNNNNNNNNNNNNNNNNNNNNNNNNNNNNNNNNNNNNNNNNNNNNNNNNNNNNNNNNNNNNNNNNNNNNNNNNNNNNNNNNNNNNNNNNNNNNNNNNNNNNNNNNNNNNNNNNNNNNNNNNNNNNNNNNNNNNNNNNNNNNNNNNNNNNNNNNNNNNNNNNNNNNNNNNNNNNNNNNNNNNNNNNNNNNNNNNNNNNNNNNNNNNNNNNNNNNNNNNNNNNNNNNNNNNNNNNNNNNNNNNNNAATAATATTGGAtgatatttgattaattaattttgttttgccGATGTTAATATGGCAACAATTATGTTTGGTCAAAGTTCAAAAAAATCCTTTCAAAAGAGAACAGACCAACAGACCCCTTAGTGATCCCAGAGACATAAAAATCgagaattttttatttgaaatatcaaattacgaatttgattttatttatttatggagTTTATTTACAtgacataaaagaaattattttgtcatataaaaaatatttaataataaatttaattgagttattttattaatataaatatctaagttgagtgattttattgatacaaaataaaatttaataactttgctaaataaatttttaaaattgagtgaccttttgagatattaactcataTGCCATATTAAAGAAATCACTGAATTTTTTTCATTCGATAGACTCTTCAACCTCTTCACATTTATATATTGCAGTTACCGTAAAAGGTTAGGTATGGTGCAGAATTTAGTTTTTTGTCTAATTGTTTTTGACTTTGTTTAGAAGATCCaacaactttctttttttaatgaatCTACCGCGGTCTCACAATTTATATGATGATATTCAACTTAACacaaattttataaagaaaaagagaaacttaaattttgtaatctaaaataaattctaaatattaatatagttataaattaatttgttttttgaaaagtaaataaatatcattatataaattggcggaaaaatattaaatttatgatatcGTATCCAACCtctcaaatataaatataggttGTGACCTTACGTAAAGTGGGGTAACTAATTATTGAGATAAGAATTAATTATGACattataataattcaaaaatataagtGGATTACATTAAATGTCCTCTTTTAATTGATCGGATTGCCGTGACAGGTTGAACCAATGAAATATCTCTTCGTTTATTTGACTATTTTGAACTTGACACGCCAAAATTATAATGTTTACAAATTAACTACACGttaaatatattcttaaaaaataaatacatattaaaGAATTAAAATGTCCATATAAGGTATGcatgaaatttattatttttaaaatgaagaaaaaagtcCATTCTAGCTAGACagatatttaattttctaactTATCAACTATTACGTCTCCATTATAATAAAAGGTGATTGGGACTACAAAAATTCAATTCACGTCAGAAGaaaatagataattaatttgggtcagatatttcagtcaATCTTCTGAAttataaaatgaattttatgAGCTGGTTTGtcagtgaaaaaaaaaatagaatatgaaACTCGagtaatatctcaaaataaatacaattacataatattataaattagcTGTCATATACgagttattaaatattattctaatttatttgaaatttttgaaaatgaaatggTGTTTGGTCATAATTTATGCAAACAATACTTGGTAGTTTGAATGTACCTTGCTAAACCACCTTAAATGCCAGTATAATTTAAGTGgagtacttttttaaaaaaatctagtgaaagtgaaaacatgatttgtttctttttttccttccatAGGATTATATATCAACCATTTATCATCCATCTTTCAGTGTATGACCTTTCTCATCCATTGCTCCATTGATGTGCTATTGTACTTTGTTATCCCAACTTCAATGATACTCACAACaactattgtttttttttctggCTCAGTGTTCATAGTCTACATTGGAGCTTTGATTAAATCTAGATCACGCACTGTAGAACTCGTTTAAGGATGGTGCTCTCAAGATTATTTTCTTCATACCCAAAATTTGAATCtgagacctctgattaagggtgaaacaACAACTGCTTTGAACATTTCAAAATGAGTGCTTTGTATCCCAACTTCAATGATATTCGtaacaactattttttttctcactcGGTGTTTGTAGTCTATATTAGAGCTCCGATTAAATCTAGATCACACACTGCAGAACCCATTCAAGGATGGTGCTCTCAAgaggattttctccatatccaaaatttgaatctgagacctctgattaaggaCGAAACAGCTACTGCTTtgaacatttcaaaataagtgtcttttaatatatatatataatttttttttttcacattcattaaggatgataataattattacaAATATTGTTCACTATAAAAAAAAGCAATCACGCTCTAATTAGCTAGCTCTAGACTCTACTTATTAGAtggctttttttaaaaaaaataaaaaaaatattgagctatattataaataaatagtttttttgtttatttttatttgttccaaGTTCattaagaagtaaaaaataaaaagataattttgttaaatcacctctattaattataagtcatctaaatattaagaaataaatattatttaataataagttACAGAATAGTAAATTATGTCTTAATTTTTCAgaatgacaattaaaaatggacatagagtatataaaaatagaattggaaatagttactatactaattattgtcttagATTTTGAAAGTGATAAttattttggtataaatattattttactgcAATAACACTTATTTTTGAGATGAAAAAAATGTGTAATCAAAGTTATAGAGGGTTTACGACAACTGCCTATTGGGTTAGGGAGTATCAACTATTAAGTGATTGATGTGACTTTAATTTGAACTAGTCAAAATAGATAAGTTATAtcgaatttaaaaatatttgtgctTCACTAATTCTCCCCTATATGAAAGACTCTAACCCGTTAAAATAATCTTATTATTTGTGGATGCTATTAAATTAGAAGTAGCGTGACTCAATTTTATAGAAGTCCAAAATCATTTACTCGAAGAAAAAATGGGTCAAATCGAAAGATTTATTTATActttattttagtaaaaattgaaattagaagtAGCCGCAGTATCtttgaaaaatcttttgatAAGAGATACGTATATGTGTCCATTAAAGTCTTTTTCTAAATTATATTATTCAATTATGGTGTCATGAATAGTAAACGTTGAATTAAGTACATTATTgcaaattttcaacaatttagTCATATAAAACAAGCATTTGCTGGAATATGCAAATCTTTCAATCGTATTATTGTATTAGTTTATGACTTAACCAAGAGGtttcatgtttaaatttttaggGAACACTTTACTCCAATGTGAGATTTTTAGGCGCGAATTTGAATTCAGTCGTGCTCTAATGTGGGATACCAAGTACCGagtgggaaacaaaaaaaaagaaaggaaaacgaTGTACGTACATGATTTTCGTTTGAATATTCGTTGTTACATATCCTTTCATATTGATAGtactatactattttttttatttgtttttatgaatgcaatgtttgaatagattatatGGTCTTTCGttattttataatgttataaatcagcaatccaaaaaataaacttataatattaaataaatatattctttaactTGGTTCATTTGAcatctatgctctccaatttttggtgtgcataagtagacatttaaacttgtatgaagttgaacaagtaaacacGCTCGTCCTAACAGTAAATTAAAGCGCCACATAGAATGTTGATTAGGACGCATATTTCCACGTAGGATATCAAATAAGACGCACATATCTATTAGTTCAACGCACATACtagtttaaatgtctacttatgcatttaaaattgaaagaaatacaTGTTAgatgaaatcaaataaaaaacacaCTTATGAATTGTATATGCCAAATATAACTTATAATTAAATACTACCAAGTAATCAGAAAACAAGGTAACATCACGACAACATTAAGCTAGTCATTACATAAAATGACACTTTTCATCATTATATAACGACGAATTGTAACAACCATAAATAGTAAGTCAAACATGTTCTAtttgtgttgttgttgtcatctcattttcttgaattttcttcttctcaagTTTCTTTGCTTGTTTAAATTCTCcataaaaataagaaacaaaaccccaaagagaaagaaaaagtgaaagTCCCTTTTCAGCTGAGaatttttcatcaaagaaaATTACTCCTAATACTTCAGTAATTGGCAGTAAAACTGAAATCATAACTCCAGACattaaagaagaagagaggTAAATAACTCCAACAGCACCAACAGAGAAACATTGCCAAATTATGGCAGTCCATATTACAACTATGTAATATCTACCTTCTCCAAGGTTAAAATGTTTTGCTTCCCTTGATATTGCCTACAAAAATAATGTAAGTGACATGTTATATGAATTAAATGAAGAGAGTATAGAGATTGCAATTAAGGTGTGGCAGATATATCCATGTGAGTTGAAAATAGAGGAAATTAAATGTTATACCGAGACAATGCACACAGACCTTATCACTATCTTGTGAAGGTAAAGAAATAGACTAATTTAAAAAAGCCCTCGATTCGAGTAGAGCAATCAGAGTAagtatgaaaaggaaaaatgacgAAGTAGAAAATATAGCACCTACTACATAAACattaacaataacaaaatattgCAATAATCGAAATATCATAAAATTGATGGTGGTAGGAAGTCAAACCAAGACCCTACAAACACCATTAAGCATAAACCCTTTGAGAAGCAAGAAAACACTCTACTACCTATTTATCTTTTACCCTAATCTGCGATCTCCACATATCTACCCTAGTCCAAACCCTACACATTTGTTTATAAGAAATCGACTGAATATGTACATATAAAAACACAACTTCCTTCAACTATACAAATATGAACTTTAGAGTTTAGaccatataaattttaaattctgagTCGATCTGGTTAAAAAATATACCTGAAAATCTTTGTTAGCAATCATTCCAATTGTGCAAAAAGCAGTAGAGGCAAAACACATGACCATTTGAATCTCCAACACCAATGTTGCAGTAATAGCTTGTTTTGCCTTCAAATACATCAACTCAATACAAGGCAAAATAAGTCCATACAAAGCTGCAGCCAAAAGTGTCATAATAAAACCAATTACATACTCTTTACTTGTAACACCCTCCGGTCGATCACCGTTCGATCGCATACCCAATAAAACCGCGCCAAGTGTCAATAAAACCACCGCGTTAATCGAATATGACGTAAATTTTAGCTTCACTATGAAGTAAGCCCCTATCGCCGTGAAGGCAAGTTGAGCGGCGATGAGAAGGGAAGACGTTGACACGGGGAGTTTCGAACCGCCCCATGAATAAAGGTAAGCATCAACACCCGTGAAAACGCCAATAATGAGCGATGCAATGAAAATACGAGGTGTTATATAataaaacttggtatcagagcccttgGTTTTTCGTCGATAGAAATATAAGATGACTAATGGTATAATTGTGAGTGGCCATCCACCGGTTTGTAACCAACTATTAAACCATATTCTTAAACCACcttcaacaaaatataaacgCATCATTAAAGGGCCACCACAAACACCAACGGATAATAATAAACAATTTATAATCAAGAGGAATCTCCTCATATTGATACTTAAATTTGcttcttcttccattttttgtttttgtttgctTTAGTTGTAGTGAGAACTCTACTTTTATAATTGAGAAGAATGTGAATCTATTGATATAATTGGTTTGATAAATAGTGGAGTGGTCACTTTCAGACTGTACATTATTTGAAAGTGTATGGTTGATCAATTTCAAACTACAACCTTAGTCATGTAGTTTATTTATAGATTAGTATGTAGACATatgttttaattatataaagtaaattGGAATATTGGCTATGTTCATCAATCATCATTAATATTTCCAATAGCAACATGTACCTAGAtagatttttgagaatttgggtaacggaggaaggaaaaaaaaaaagatattgtgTTGTCTTATGTTCTCTTTAAGTGATAATAAACCTCGATTTAGATATACATTTGAGTGATTAAGACATTGTTTCTAGATCAAAATACATAATGATTACAATGTTTGTTtatgcataatttattttagaccCGAGGACCAGGAAGAATAAATAAGCAATCTTAagcataataaatatataatttaaataaagaataattaaatatttaaaaatataatttaataaaataaaattaaatgtgaaatatttATGTTCCCTAGTGATAATAAAAATGGTTTGCAATGATGATTGGTGTTGTAGTGACTTATGTGGTGGTAATGGTTGGTCTAAATGGCTAGTAATAATGGCGAAGATGGTTGGTGTTGTAGTGACTATTTCGATTGTGGCGCTTGATAGTAATAGTGATGGAATTTGCAGGATCCTGAAAGCAGGAATTTGCATAGGGATTAATGAATGTCCAAATAGTCGGATGGAGTTGAACTGAAATGGTTAAGCTCTATTCAAATCAATTATGTGCTTAAATCTTAATCGAAACAAATACATTCAACTAAGGGCCTAAGATCTGAATCTCTCACGTCAATACCCCATTAAGTATAAACAAATATGGCCTACAAATTTATAGAGATTTAAAGTGTCATCTGAttgagtatttttttctttttttgagctCTGATCCTAAATGCAGGAATTTGCGTAGGAATTAACAAATGTCCAAATGGTTGGATGGAATTGAACagaaatgggtcaaaatgaaATGTTAAATAAGCTCATGTGAGAAGCTtagtaaaaacataattaattaattaaataaataaaatactctCTTTAATCATTTAGattaaataatcacaataactttcacttgttgggttctgaagggtGATTATgacgtcatgcggaagcttacaattgcaaataatatgattgataaattagacgacacataaaactatactaaaagacataatattattatatgataggACCAATTGACCTACAtaattaaaactaataaaaacataaaaactgtAGAGAAAAACTCTCCCTATAAACAAAACTCTATAAATGTCTACATTGTGGATACTATTGTGTTGTTGATATGAGAGGGGTCTTCAATTTATAGGAATCCAAATATTTCCTCCAAGGAaggaataaaccaaatatggaagaaaaatatgttttcctttcatgaaaagtaaaaacatttattgtaatgttttatcttttcttttaggaaaaattaaacttcaaataaagtaagaaaatcagggcaaaaccccaACAATAATCACAACATTCATTAGGTTTGGTGAGCTCTATAAGAAGTTCGTTAGCCATCATTTTCTTGccttttatgattgaattaattaatgtataaattataggaaccacatattataagtactaaataacatcttattccttctagttttctatttaccaaaaatcccttaaaaatgatgtttgcgggatacatagcgttgtgcacgggatacattaggtttgatacattccatatagcgggatacatagcgttgtgcatgtgatacattaggtttgatacatttcatatagcgggatacatagtgttgtgcacaggatacatgcgggatagatagcgttgtgcatgggatacatgcgggatacatagcgttgtgcacgggatacatagcgtttgatacattccacatagcgggatacatagcgttgtgcacgggatacatgcgggatacataggtaaataaggaatttttgaaaattttgaaataagtagggataaatagatattaaggtaagtaaaagagtgtagttaagtaatttgtccttaaTTAATTGCTTGTGAGACATACGGTGGAATAAACAgaataaatacaataatattaataactTTTATTGCTTCAAAATGGAAGATAATAACAATAAGAAaaagatttaagttatatatatacaaagataatatatatattttttatattaccAATATAatttaacaagtcataataaaTTATCACTCTATCTTCACTTGCTCTTTAAACCATACTCAACTTGTGAAgagaaaaattgattgaaaataaCAAGGATGGGACAAATATGGTTTTAGTCAACTTTATTTTCTCATTGAAATAATTGAAATGGTCACtatatatcaataattttaaGCTTTGGTGTCATAACAAGAACCTTGTAATGTAAAAGATCAAGTAAGAACAGCTGGACAATATTAATATATGTCACATCTATGTACCAccaattaataaagagtgctcaTTAATTATGATTTGTCATAGACACTACTAAAAAGATTGATGTAAAATTATTAGTGGTAGATAATTTTTACCACTAGGCAGTCAATGATGtttattgattaaaaattgtgttgtttttttatttatacttcTTAAATTTATATGTTCATAAAAAATGCCGATCCTGGAtcggtattttaattatatattattttttttgcttccAAACAAACcatatagtatttttttcataaaattctcCATATAAGAAGTTGTACGATTTTGTTGGGTTATTATATCCTGAAAGGAACAAGTCGAGAATATTATTGCTGGATCAATATAGATTATGTCGCAATTACTTAAATCTCTTTAAAGAGAGTCATGAGATATTctgtaatattttgtatttatgatatattacaccaacaaataaaatatctaacATGTGTTCCATACATTTCCTTTAAGTGCCACACATCTCCCAAAAGTGTCTTTAAACTTTTAGAGAAGCACTTTAATTTGCCAACTACTCTTGGTGGTCTTAATGGtcatgataattaaaaaaaaattaccatacATTATTAGATCTGCTTGCAAAATATTTGCTACCCTACTGATGTGAAGAAAGTGAGATTAGCATAAAGAGAATGGAAGACATTAGAACCACCTTTGTATATTAAAAGGTGGTGGAGATTTATCCCAATCTTTTTGActgtttatattatttaaacataaataatattgaGTGAGCTTGGGCTCACCCTAGCTACTGCTAATTATGTATGGACTTCTAGTAATTCTCACCTCTGAAAAAACATGCTTCAAGCTAGAAAGATTGTGGAAGATCACATGATATAGCATATTAATAGAAAATAGTACTtcctttatttcaatttatgtgttaCGATTCAAATTTCgggagtcaaacagtttaactTTTGATCATGAATTCAGGCatgacatttttaatttttttgaaataaaatttacatatttgatACTACATAAAAGTTCTATAAGTTACAATATTTGAcgattcaaaatatttaaaagatataaaaaaactacagtaaaaaaaatacttatttgaaTCTAGAAGTCCGAAagatgtcacataaattgagacgagGACAAATGGAGTAGTTTTTTTGGTGGGACAATTGGACGGAGGGAGTCCAATGAGGCAATGAAGTTCCACGAAGAAGAGTATTATGTTccttgccaaacacttccaAAATTGGTTCGCAGAAGGGGATAGATTAACTCGTGttcttttaagttatttttaattttgtcaaacacttccaaacactaaaaatgacttaaaagtagatttgaccaatttttaagtcaatccaaacagacTCAGAGTTTCAATGCCTCTAAAAGTCTAAATGCATGACATTCTGAGGATGTAATGCAACTCTCTCatatttcttaataggtgtttGGTCGTagacttcaaatatttttcattttatttgaaatttatgtagTTGAAGTAGAAGATGAAGTAGTGTTTTATGATACTTCGTGAaaagaatatttgaaataatattcatatttgaaCATATTCAAGTACAActtcaaaagtgaaaagtaagttaattatttaaaaaaaaaaacttttttcattCGTCAATAATCTTATTTTCAACGAACGTATTAAACACTTTGAGATTGACTATAACTTTGAGCGAGAAAAGTTAAATGAGGAATTCCTACTACATTACACTTGGtgatgttcttactaaattctTTGACATAGAGCAACATAATGTTACTTTCCAAGCTGGATTTGGGCTCGAAACGGCATCAACGATCGTATTATTATACATGAGAGCTAAGATAAAAACTATGTTATTATGCGTGGAGCCTTCTAGTGCTTCCAGCTTGAGGGGGTGTTAGGAATGGGCCTAAGCTGACTGGGCCAGCCCATGAATTTAAACTTACTTAGCTCTTATTT
Proteins encoded in this region:
- the LOC125863273 gene encoding purine permease 3-like yields the protein MEEEANLSINMRRFLLIINCLLLSVGVCGGPLMMRLYFVEGGLRIWFNSWLQTGGWPLTIIPLVILYFYRRKTKGSDTKFYYITPRIFIASLIIGVFTGVDAYLYSWGGSKLPVSTSSLLIAAQLAFTAIGAYFIVKLKFTSYSINAVVLLTLGAVLLGMRSNGDRPEGVTSKEYVIGFIMTLLAAALYGLILPCIELMYLKAKQAITATLVLEIQMVMCFASTAFCTIGMIANKDFQAISREAKHFNLGEGRYYIVVIWTAIIWQCFSVGAVGVIYLSSSLMSGVMISVLLPITEVLGVIFFDEKFSAEKGLSLFLSLWGFVSYFYGEFKQAKKLEKKKIQENEMTTTTQIEHV